The genomic stretch GTGGTATTAAGCTCAGGAAAATATTCTAATTTGTGTGCCAGGGTATATCCAATTAATTGCGTACGTCGTAAAGTAAAACTATCATATATATGACTTTGCACTTGGTCGCTTTTTACGCCACAATCTAATAGGCGAGCAACAATGCGGTGAGTATTTCCTGTGGTAGTATCGTGGCGGAAGTTGCCCGTATCAGTTAGTATACCTGCATACAAACATTCAGCAATGTCTTTATTCATCAAAGCATCGTCGCCCATTATATTAATAAAAGTATATATCAATTCGCAGGTGCTACTTGCTTTGGTATCGTGCAGGCGATATTCATCAAAAGGTTCTGGCTCTAAGTGATGGTCTATCATTACTTTGGTAGCTTTGCACAGGGCTACTTCATGACCCATTTCATTAATACGTTTCAGGGCATTAAAATCTAAGCAAAATATAATATCAGCCTCGGCTATCAGTGCTTTCGACTTCGCAACTTGGTCTTCATATATAATAACACTATCATTACCTGGCATCCAGTTAAGGAAAGCACCATAATCGGTGGGCGTAACTACCACTACATGCTCAAAGTTTTTAAGTTTTAAA from Bacteroidota bacterium encodes the following:
- a CDS encoding DHH family phosphoesterase, with translation MKPIIELKDILTPDKRVLITTHHKPDADALGSSLGLYNYLKLKNFEHVVVVTPTDYGAFLNWMPGNDSVIIYEDQVAKSKALIAEADIIFCLDFNALKRINEMGHEVALCKATKVMIDHHLEPEPFDEYRLHDTKASSTCELIYTFINIMGDDALMNKDIAECLYAGILTDTGNFRHDTTTGNTHRIVARLLDCGVKSDQVQSHIYDSFTLRRTQLIGYTLAHKLEYFPELNTTIMVLDRNEIKHYGVLTGDTEGLVNWGLTISGVKLAILVIDRRVKVKMSFRGKGTFPCNEFARKYFNGGGHFNASGGESDEPIEVVIEKLKEHLKEYKDLLK